A section of the Oryza sativa Japonica Group chromosome 1, ASM3414082v1 genome encodes:
- the LOC4326567 gene encoding mitogen-activated protein kinase 16: MPAPIAPPLCPLALSASPTATTGSGAAPESGGGGRSGIRRGSAATEGHTGAQQGRALGAMDAKKGSGEPEFFSEYGDASRYEVTEVVGKGSYGVVAAAVDTHTGGRVAIKKINDVFEHISDATRILREIKLLRLLRHPDIVEIKHIMLPPSRREFRDIYIIFELMESDLHQVIKANDDLTPEHHQFFLYQLLRGMKYIHAASVFHRDLKPKNILANADCKVKICDFGLARVSFDDTPSAIFWTDYVATRWYRAPELCGSFFSKYTPAIDIWSVGCIFAEMLMGKPLFPGKNVVHQLDLMTDLLGSPSGETISRIRNEKARRYLGNMRKKPRVPFSQKFPGADPMALHLLERLLAFDPKDRPTAAEALTDPYFTGLANSEREPIAQPISKLEFEFERRKLAKDDVRELIYREILEYHPQMMQKYLRGGDQSNFLYPSGVDRFKRQFAHLEEGVAQGDKTSPQLRQHVSLPRERVVRNGDEPDPTADYCIKLHVGEQPGHSSVTDGLNKPLLSARNFLKSESIGASQCVVIKEKREKDEESMSEYMNEAADGVPHKIAQLKT, encoded by the exons ATGCCCGCTCCCATCGCACCTCCCCTCTGCCCCCTCGCCTTATCCGCATCCCCAACCGCCACTACAGGCAGCGGCGCAGCACCagagagcggaggcggcgggaggagcgggATTCGGAGGGGGAGCGCGGCCACGGAGGGGCACACGGGGGCGCAACAGGGTCGGGCGCTCGGCGCCATGGATGCTAAGAAG GGCTCGGGGGAGCCGGAGTTCTTCAGCGAGTACGGCGATGCGAGCCGGTACGAGGTCACCGAGGTGGTCGGCAAGGGCAGCTACGgcgtggtggccgccgccgtcgacactCACACCGGCGGGCGCGTCGCCATCAAGAAGATCAACGACGTCTTCGAGCACATCTCCGACGCCACCCGCATCCTCCGCGAGATCAAGCTACTCCGCCTCCTGCGCCACCCGGACATCGTCGAGATCAAGCACATCATGCTCCCACCCTCCCGCCGCGAGTTTCGCGACATTTACATTATCTTCGAACTCATGGAGTCCGATCTCCACCAGGTCATCAAGGCCAACGACGACCTCACCCCCGAGCACCACCAGTTCTTCCTCTACCAGCTGCTTCGTGGGATGAAGTACATTCATGCCGCCAGCGTCTTCCACCGGGACCTCAAGCCCAAGAACATTCTTGCCAATGCTGATTGCAAGGTCAAGATTTGTGACTTCGGCCTTGCTCGAGTGTCCTTCGACGACACTCCGTCCGCGATATTCTGGACG GATTACGTGGCAACAAGATGGTATCGCGCTCCAGAGTTGTGCGGCTCTTTCTTTTCAAAG TACACTCCTGCAATTGATATTTGGAGCGTCGGTTGTATATTTGCTGAAATGCTTATGGGAAAGCCACTTTTTCCTGGAAAGAATGTGGTACATCAATTGGATCTCATGACCGACTTACTTGGCTCTCCTTCAGGAGAAACTATTTCCAGG ATTCGGAATGAGAAAGCTCGACGATATTTGGGCAACATGAGAAAAAAGCCTCGAGTGCCTTTTTCTCAGAAATTTCCTGGTGCAGACCCAATGGCTCTCCATTTGCTTGAACGGTTACTTGCTTTTGATCCCAAGGATCGGCCAACTGCTGCAGAG GCCTTAACAGATCCATACTTTACTGGATTGGCAAATTCGGAACGTGAACCCATAGCACAACCCATCTCAAAACTCGAGTTTGAGTTTGAGAGAAGGAAGCTAGCAAAAGATGATGTCCGGGAATTAATTTACAGAGAG ATATTAGAGTACCATCCTCAGATGATGCAGAAATATCTTCGTGGTGGGGATCAGTCAAACTTTTTGTACCCCAG TGGGGTGGATCGTTTTAAGAGGCAATTTGCTCATCTAGAAGAAGGTGTTGCTCAGGGTGACAAGACTAGCCCGCAGCTAAGGCAGCATGTTTCTTTACCAAG GGAAAGAGTTGTTAGGAATGGTGATGAACCTGATCCAACTGCAGATTACTGCATAAAGTTGCATGTAGGTGAGCAACCGGGGCACTCATCAGTGACAGATGGACTGAACAAGCCACTCTTAAGTGCTCGTAACTTCCTGAAGAGCGAAAGCATCGGTGCTTCCCAGTGTGTTGTCATAAAAGAAAAGCGAGAAAAAGAT GAAGAATCTATGTCAGAATATATGAATGAAGCAGCTGATGGGGTGCCGCATAAGATTGCTCAATTGAAAACATAA
- the LOC4326568 gene encoding oleosin codes for MADRPPAARAALPGPPRPLRGQAHTDLPLRRRIQHHAYDSARLVGFLALAVTLAALLVLAGVTLTVAFVALVVLSPLLLLTSPLWVPMAAAVFVSGAASIIGWCLAVGAVAAGTWAYRYFTGRHRRPVGAHRVDYDVGAGTASGWMGYYAREYGARPRVHVKDAAPGA; via the coding sequence ATggcagaccgaccacccgccgcgCGCGCAGCCTTACCCGGTCCGCCCCGGCCGCTGCGCGGCCAAGCGCACACGGACCTCCCGCTCCGCCGGCGCATCCAGCATCACGCGTACGACTCCGCGAGGCTCGTCGGTTTCCTCGCCCTGGCTGTCACCCTCGCGGCGCTCCTTGTCCTCGCGGGCGTCACGCTCACCGTCGCCTTCGTCGCGCTTGTCGTCCTCAGCCCGCTCCTGCTCCTCACCAGCCCTCTCTGGGTGCCGATGGCCGCCGCGGTCTTCGTCTCCGGGGCCGCCTCGATCATCGGCTGGTGCCTCGCCgtgggcgcggtggcggccggcacGTGGGCGTACCGGTACTTCACGGGGCGGCATCGTCGACCCGTGGGCGCACACCGGGTGGACTACGACGTCGGCGCGGGCACCGCGAGCGGCTGGATGGGCTACTACGCGCGGGAGTACGGCGCGCGCCCCCGCGTCCACGTGAAGGACGCCGCTCCCGGGGCGTAG
- the LOC136357074 gene encoding uncharacterized protein, with translation MEIEPHQILPDDLVLEIIARSSPATIIRCGAISKPLRRRILHPAFLRRLRVVNAGDDTGNSRCGFVPSLLLGLYRRAKDLCSPLALVPPDTAGAASIATSLALVPPATPINHGANHSACIFGPYLPLSSRRSLIVLRRRCRVIGHQDYLHSGLTVCNPVSGERWVLPPHEVSDETVVLLDVNHNDQAIGTHSFKLLAAQLLVSPARTLIFQVFSSDEREWGTPVACPIYRICLSDGDSNVVVLRGAVYWLCCEYSGYSILSLKRRGDGGEPKASLVNLPESCKSGMHNMCLALSPAAAADDGTSNAALLSVVVHGSDRILVWVRRLRTTARGRSRRWELRHVIRENSIRRPGFSRRMVERKVARAVLRGEWRPRFGGG, from the coding sequence ATGGAGATCGAACCGCACCAAATTCTTCCCGACGATCTTGTCCTCGAGATCATCGCGAGAAGCAGTCCTGCTACGATCATCCGCTGCGGTGCCATCTCAAAACCCctgcgccgccgcatcctccatCCGGCCTTCCTCCGTCGCCTCCGCGTTGTCAATGCTGGGGACGACACCGGCAATTCCCGATGCGGATTCGTCCCATCTCTCCTCCTCGGCTTGTACCGCCGAGCAAAAGACCTGTGCAGCCCGCTGGCTTTGGTGCCACCTGATACAGCCGGCGCCGCGAGCATTGCCACATCGCTGGCCCTCGTCCCGCCCGCGACACCGATCAACCATGGCGCCAACCACAGCGCGTGCATCTTTGGTCCCTACCTGCCCCTGTCATCGCGCAGGTCCCTCATAGTCCTCCGCCGGCGGTGCAGGGTCATCGGCCACCAAGACTATCTCCACAGCGGGCTCACCGTGTGCAACCCAGTGTCAGGCGAGCGTTGGGTGCTCCCGCCCCACGAGGTGTCCGACGagaccgtcgtcctcctcgacgTCAACCACAACGACCAGGCGATTGGAACCCACTCGTTCAAGTTGCTCGCCGCGCAGCTGCTAGTGAGCCCTGCCAGGACGCTCATCTTCCAAGTCTTCTCCTCCGACGAGCGCGAGTGGGGCACTCCCGTTGCCTGCCCCATCTACAGGATTTGCTTATCCGACGGCGACTCCAATGTTGTCGTCCTGCGCGGCGCCGTCTACTGGTTGTGCTGCGAATACTCGGGTTACAGCATCCTCAGCCTAAAGCGAcgaggcgacggcggggagCCGAAGGCTTCACTAGTGAACCTCCCGGAGTCGTGCAAATCCGGGATGCACAACATGTGCCTCGCGCtatcgccggccgcggcggcggacgacggcacGAGCAACGCAGCATTGCTGAGCGTGGTCGTCCACGGAAGCGACCGCATTCTCGTGTGGGTCCGCAGACTCCGCACCACCGCGCGAGGGAGGTCACGCCGCTGGGAGCTGCGTCACGTTATCCGCGAGAATAGCATCAGGCGGCCTGGATTTTCGCGACGGATGGTTGAGAGGAAGGTGGCTCGTGCGGTTCTGCGAGGGGAGTGGCGCCCTCGTTTTGGAGGGGGATGA
- the LOC4325912 gene encoding uncharacterized protein, translating into MAYVPVCVQCGTHSNPCRCKVLGPTLGFVAFVVAGVVEWPLGAFVYLFRHRKGRRIMGHPANVVYPRITSAIPI; encoded by the coding sequence ATGGCTTACGTGCCGGTGTGCGTGCAGTGCGGGACGCACAGCAACCCGTGCAGGTGCAAGGTGCTCGGCCCGACGCTGGGTTTCGTGGCGTTCGTGGTGGCCGGCGTCGTGGAGTGGCCGCTCGGCGCGTTCGTGTACCTGTTCCGCCACCGCAAGGGTCGCCGCATCATGGGGCACCCGGCCAACGTCGTCTACCCGCGGATCACCAGCGCGATCCCCATCTAA